From the genome of Malus domestica chromosome 04, GDT2T_hap1, one region includes:
- the LOC139195103 gene encoding cell division cycle 5-like protein produces the protein MPERYEKLLDAVSVKDEKYEPGDDPRKPWSLEIDPNPESKSACPDSVDMDDWEIEMLSEKMRELKVAGVDSTQQRKRKSKGTDDNAEIPFEMPPEGFYDATDDVYGPVEQPKFPTSIEELEGKRSAPSAILQANKLNSVVSVRNGSKLTLSAPQISDDELG, from the exons ATGCCAGAGCGGTATGAGAAACTTCTTGATGCAGTCAGTGTTAAGGATGAGAAGTATGAACCGGGTGATGATCCACGGAAACCATGGTCTTTAGAGATTGACCCTAATCCTGAGTCAAAGAGTGCTTGCCCGGATTCGGTTGATATGGATGATTGGGAGATTGAGATGCTTTCTGAG AAAATGAGAGAATTGAAGGTTGCCGGCGTTGATAGTACACAGCAGCGAAAGAGGAAATCGAAGGGAACTGACGACAATGCAGAAATTCCGTTCGAGATGCCTCCCGAGGGCTTTTATGATGCTACTGATGATGTATATGGACCGGTGGAGCAGCCTAAGTTCCCAACGAGCATTGAGGAACTCGAAGGGAAGAGAAGTGCTCCATCAGCTATACTACAAGCCAACAAATTGAATTCTGTGGTAAGTGTTAGGAATGGATCAAAGCTGACGCTTTCGGCACCCCAGATTTCGGACGATGAATTAGGGTAA